GCCCCGCATCGTCGCCGGCGCGGTCATCTGGCCGCCCCCGCCGGGGCCTGCAACCGCGAGACGATGTAGCGGACCACCGCGCCCGGGTTGCGCCGGTTGGTGTCGACGCGGATGGTCGCCGCCCGCCGATACAGCGGACTACGTTCGGCCATCAACGCGCGGTACTTGTCGGCGCGGTCGGGCCCGGCCAGCAGCGGGCGCACCGTGTTGCCGCCCGTGCGCCGGACGCCTTCGGTGGCGCTGATCTCCAGGTAGACGACGGTGTGACCGGCCAGCGCCTCGCGCACCCCGGGGCTGGTGACGGCGCCGCCGCCCAGGGAAAGCACGCCGTCGTGGTCGGCCAGCGCCGAGCGCACCACCTCTTCCTCGATGCGCCGGAATTCTCGCTCGCCGTCGGTGGCGAAGATCTCGTCGATGCGGCGGCCGGTCCGCTGCTCGATCGCCGCGTCGGTGTCGACGAAGTCGACATCGAGCGCCT
The sequence above is drawn from the Mycobacterium marseillense genome and encodes:
- a CDS encoding shikimate kinase translates to MAPKAVLIGLPGSGKSTIGRRLAKALDVDFVDTDAAIEQRTGRRIDEIFATDGEREFRRIEEEVVRSALADHDGVLSLGGGAVTSPGVREALAGHTVVYLEISATEGVRRTGGNTVRPLLAGPDRADKYRALMAERSPLYRRAATIRVDTNRRNPGAVVRYIVSRLQAPAGAAR